GTAGCCCCAGCAGGACTGCGAACAAGGGTTTCCACTTCATGCTTGCACCTCTTACAGTTGTTTGCACTATATTTTGCGACAGACACATTTATAAACTTTACTATTCAAAGTTTTTAAAATGACTATGCCAATAGTAATTTTATTAATACTTCTAAAATTCCGACTTCTCTGGGAAAATAAGCCGTGAGTAAAAAGTGTTGCATGGGGATGTAAGTGAGCCGTAGAGACTTATTAAATCAAGCCTTTTGGGAGAAACCCTGAAACTCCAAAATTTCTCCCTGCCATTAATTCAACACCGCCTTATAAAACATTTTCCCAAAAACGCTTTAAACAGAGGTTCTTTAGCTCTCTTTGGTGTTCTCCATGCCTGCCAACGAAGAAAAGTTTAGAGAAGAGATCCTTTCCAAAATCCCACCCCGGAACGAGCCACCTTTGCCTCCCAACTGGTTGCATATTGAAATGCTCGAACGATTCCGTGTCCTCAGGTTCGCGCCCCTAAGAGAAGGCATGAACGTCCTCGAAATCGGCTGTGGTGCTCACGCGATAACAACAGTTCCGCTCGCTTACCTCGTTGATGAGACCGGTAGGGTAGTTGCCGTGGATAAAGCCCGCTGGCACTTCTTCGAGGAAATAACATCCGTTGCTGGACTGAAACACAGGATAATCCCCATGAAACTCGACGCGAGAGAGCTGCCCTTTCCATTCAAAGCGTTTGACCTGGCAGTTCTCGTCCACGGCATCAGAAGTCTGAAAAACGAAGAAACCATCGTAAAGGTCATATCTGAGATGCTCCGCGTTTCTGATAGAGTTTTCATAGCCGAGAGCCTCCCAATAGCAAACAACGAGCGCCAGAGGGCACACCTTGAGCTGTACAACCTGAGGCAGGAGATATTCGAGGCTTTGTTCGGTGAGAAGGACGACCTGCACTACTTCCCGCTGGAAAAGCTGGAGGAGTTTGTGGAGCGCGCCGGAGGACGGATCGTTGAGAGCGGAACCTTCGAGCCCAACCTGCCGCACTACCTCGCATACATACCGCGGGAGTACGTATCGCAGATAAAAGACGAGAAAAAGCGCACTGAACTCCTGGAGCGCTGGGATAGGGCCTATGAAAAGTGGAAGAACGGAGCCGAACATCCACCCGTG
This sequence is a window from Thermococcus kodakarensis KOD1. Protein-coding genes within it:
- a CDS encoding class I SAM-dependent methyltransferase, which produces MPANEEKFREEILSKIPPRNEPPLPPNWLHIEMLERFRVLRFAPLREGMNVLEIGCGAHAITTVPLAYLVDETGRVVAVDKARWHFFEEITSVAGLKHRIIPMKLDARELPFPFKAFDLAVLVHGIRSLKNEETIVKVISEMLRVSDRVFIAESLPIANNERQRAHLELYNLRQEIFEALFGEKDDLHYFPLEKLEEFVERAGGRIVESGTFEPNLPHYLAYIPREYVSQIKDEKKRTELLERWDRAYEKWKNGAEHPPVGWLIAESEVNRNP